The proteins below are encoded in one region of Aspergillus nidulans FGSC A4 chromosome III:
- the ltpA gene encoding tyrosine protein phosphatase LTP1 (transcript_id=CADANIAT00005869) gives MYWVYFVMARTDASGSHRCIDKTPVKKPRPFPSHHSNSRLHTHTHKMTAPNPSNGQPVNVLFVCLGNICRSPMAEGVFRNIAANHPLINNIDSAGTGAYHAGEPSDSRTMSTLRRHNIRNYHHLARKVTLEDFLNFDYLFAMDEYNLEDLLELRASVLSSSSQSAGRAARGKGTRAATTASIAASVEAGAKVAEVRLFGDYGPGGTLHERVGGGEVVQDPYYGGANGFEEVYQQVVRFSTNFLQYLEKKNQN, from the exons ATGTACTGGGTATACTTCGTGATGGCGAGAACTGATGCCTCAGGCTCCCATCGCTGTATCGATAAGACTCCAGTTAAGAAACCCCGCCCTTTTCCATCGCATCACAGCAATTCTCGACTTCATACTCACACACATAAAATGACGGCGCCAAATCCTTCCAATGGCCAGCCGGTCAATGTTTTATTTGTCTGTCTCGGCAATATTT GCCGTTCTCCCATGGCAGAAGGCGTTTTTCGCAATATTGCCGCCAACCATCCCCTGATCAATAACATTGATTCTGCTGGTACAGGAGCCTACCATGCCGGTGAGCCGTCAGACTCACGAACCATGTCTACCCTCCGCCGCCACAACATCAGAAACTACCACCATCTCGCCCGCAAGGTCACACTGGAGGATTTCCTCAACTTCGACTACCTCTTCGCCATGGATGAATATAACTTGGAAGACTTGCTGGAGTTGCGCGCGTCTGTTTTGTCGTCGTCGAGCCAGTCCGCGGGACGGGCGGCTCGCGGCAAAGGAACTAGAGCGGCGACGACCGCTTCGATCGCTGCAAGCGTCGAAGCTGGTGCTAAAGTTGCGGAAGTGCGCCTGTTTGGTGATTATGGTCCAGGAGGGACACTACATGAACGTGTTGGTGGCGGAGAAGTGGTGCAGGATCCATATTATGGCGGGGCAAATGGCTTCGAGGAGGTCTACCAGCAGGTGGTGCGGTTCTCGACTAATTTCCTGCAgtacttggagaagaagaatcagaATTAG
- a CDS encoding uncharacterized protein (transcript_id=CADANIAT00005871) → MDTTAALEEPVLQLGLGLAFRARGGRPGATSGGLDARDVWPEMWSVNTQQRSPSGARHDQENNGRLDTLAAAESGLRVLNPAEAEEDDLLNWDTYDNNFELNFADLELEILDPILQANRTPVYQARDPQISIPPPLALPRLLTRRPESTTGGKQTTHLILQTLKSYLHMMLRENILPPFIHTHSLPQSFSVNSQTAPDYSSMGPLEVCLNILDTIKNSASQKSFWNHVRTQCEQLCSEKHQQLGRWELLGAMQALGIYILVRLGEGETDENNIDFSLLAGVTLSGIHALSELDSPLSDGHGLDANWNEWIFEESRRRLSIIFRMVNMLTYFQPAARCDLPTDLVLAPLPAKKPLWEANNWIEWKTELQKEPRLQQTAFGLATTGELVRLNKVYGQSGPISHLALDAATVSRNAASWEEWCSGMDGLGALVMLAASSML, encoded by the exons ATGGATACTACTGCCGCTCTCGAAGAGCCGGTCCTACAGCTAGGTCTCGGTCTTGCATTTCGTGCGCGGGGAGGAAGGCCCGGTGCGACAAGCGGTGGCCTAGATGCTCGCGATGTGTGGCCAGAGATGTGGAGTGTCAATACCCAACAAC GCTCACCATCCGGCGCACGACACGATCAAGAAAATAATGGCAGGCTCGATACTCTCGCTGCTGCGGAGTCTGGTCTGAGGGTGCTAAATCccgcagaggcagaggaagatgacctTCTTAATTGGGATACCTATGATAATAATTTCGAGCTCAACTTTGCGGATCTGGAATTGGAGATTCTAGACCCCATCCTACAGGCGAACAGGACACCGGTCTACCAAGCACGCGATCCTCAGATATCAATACCGCCGCCCTTAGCTCTCCCACGACTCCTTACCCGCAGGCCAGAATCAACAACCGGAGGAAAGCAAACAACGCATCTCATTTTGCAGACACTAAAGTCATACCTCCACATGATGCTGCGGGAAAACATCCTTCCACCGTTTATCCACACACATTCATTACCTCAATCATTCAGTGTAAATTCCCAGACTGCCCCTGATTACAGCTCAATGGGCCCTCTAGAAGTTTGCCTGAACATATTGGACACCATCAAGAACTCCGCGAGCCAAAAGTCATTCTGGAACCATGTCCGCACCCAGTGTGAGCAGCTATGTTCAGAGAAACATCAGCAGCTTGGTAGATGGGAGCTGCTAGGCGCAATGCAGGCTCTCggtatatatatcttggtTAGGCTGGGCGAGGGGGAGACAGATgaaaacaatatagactttTCGTTGTTGGCCGGTGTTACT CTTAGTGGCATCCACGCTCTGAGTGAGTTGGACTCTCCGCTCAGCGATGGGCATGGTCTCGATGCAAATTGGAACGAATGGATCTTTGAAGAGTCAAGGAGAAG ACTATCCATCATATTTCGCATGGTCAACATGCTCACCTACTTCCAGCCAGCGGCCAGGTGCGATCTTCCAACAGATCTGGTTCTCGCACCACTGCCAGCAAAAAAACCGCTCTGGGAGGCCAACAACTGGATCGAGTGGAAGACTGAACTACAAAAGGAGCCGAGACTCCAGCAAACGGCCTTTGGACTGGCGACCACCGGGGAGCTGGTCCGGCTGAACAAGGTCTATGGCCAGAGTGGTCCAATATCTCATCTAGCGTTGGATGCAGCGACTGTGTCAAGGAATGCTGCCAGCTGGGAGGAGTGGTGTTCAGGCATGGACGGGCTCGGGGCCCTTGTCAtgcttgctgcttcttcgatGCTTTGA
- a CDS encoding uncharacterized protein (transcript_id=CADANIAT00005866): MSSPSTPRTARSASAAAVSPEMLTPGRKIKAMLAAFDSDSESESGNPVDLDTHKNHAGFPGGNTKSTMGQPPTDPDEENDDDEDIIMPRGRMAARLLNITTENKQLPTESAYERVSKTLRANKDDSEDTRCGTADDTTDSSDDDLPTTGPRRRVQQMHGEDESRSRSHARSFSPLFISSPAKSLNDGHEHSEASGAEEEVAPKRNSRFLELVAQKRKEREEKERAEAEKKAARMKEREALNAAMFSDDESTDDGTSRQKKATQARPARRAGKKALEEMSRETQRMSRNMQLAHDARTKKKISKESFFARFNFMQSQAQAAPEQPGDNSSSTAGSQHSSDVEAHKDKGTPQTSPVLSPADAHYEPDKVPRKDIEFPALKEPLGATVKVTEEIFGKEDQPDKPSAELSSVKSGQPLRIAPVRVRLSREQVARHQKDDSDSDLEIVTSPAKCRSIAAFENLPVRKVQEPASIFKLKALAQLTSPTRKSTAMNPAELSASLLYQARLQAAKERMERIEELRAKGIVIETAAERAAFEDEVENLVEKARQEGEAIAKQERAAAKKANGEDEDDEEDIDFELSGSEDEGAGDADPEGEGNEEDEDEEDEEDEEDEDEEDEEDEDTEDKAEADREANMIDSEACQDDNSDHNDEFEDDTTAEPALQVMEMPTQRRKRVTRVVSDDEDEEVEQTPKTPAKPINPFLNSVERPNIPVKPSEATMSLTQAFAGTLATSQDLSQPEDTIPNSLPDPVPMSIDGAPDSQIVIKDSQEQRAGSTDIFTGHWRPDSRVPESPASQSVSQMSQIPDPTQDAGFVLSPFDPSKRFLGTPTSTIETVLVEQNHSPAAARMMRNLKRGKAPQLSAVEDQEEGDFEIDASAFDVMKKASKKAKKQAELFDRKKSKARDVVEEAAEESDDEYAGLGGASDDETDDEENAYDREMINDNSGEKVDAKQLAALNALHQRNADERDVAKLLKDITTGALRRRRNNDDEFDLDDSDDELLARRRQKQREFARMRNALLADGKVGELAENPKKAAFFKAIEDREDDDDVGLDFLGYEQESATQDESQDGAAQTPEGESNSNRRKRPLEPAADDVNNRPPPYLRRKPASAMSKKPATLAEIREAVSFLTERPEYDSFHEDASMDDDEGEQQANADNEDTDGHGSDEPTATSRQRDVSPAVGFRHPRILKLRFKFQQFPTCIPHRRRQRKGCFVWVQAADPAQDHDGFILIQFYLCV; encoded by the exons ATGTCGTCGCCCTCAACTCCACGGACGGCACGGTCTGCCTCTGCGGCAGCCGTTTCGCCAGAGATGCTCACTCCTGGACGAAAAATCAAAGCCATGCTCGCAGCATTTGACAGTGATTCGGAGTCAGAGAGCGGGAACCCAGTGGACCTAGATACACACAAGAATCACGCCGGTTTCCCTGGAGGAAACACAAAATCGACGATGGGCCAGCCACCGACGGACCCAGACGAAGAAaacgatgacgatgaagacatcaTTATGCCTAGAGGGCGCATGGCTGCGCGTCTACTCAACATTACCACGGAAAACAAACAGTTACCCACCGAGTCAGCATACGAACGAGTTTCGAAAACTCTACGAGCGAATAAAGATGATTCAGAAGATACGCGTTGTGGAACGGCAGATGATACGACTGATTCCTCTGACGATGATCTCCCTACGACTGGACCGAGACGGAGAGTTCAGCAGATGCACGGTGAGGATGAGTCTCGCTCGCGATCTCATGCGCGCTCTTTTTCTCCACTGTTTATATCGTCTCCAGCGAAATCACTGAATGATGGACATGAGCACAGTGAAGCTTCTggtgcggaggaagaagtggCGCCGAAGCGTAATAGCCGTTTCCTTGAACTTGTCGcacagaaaagaaaggagcgcgaagagaaggagcgggctgaagcggagaagaaggctgccagaATGAAGGAACGAGAGGCGCTCAATGCAGCTATGTTTTCTGATGACGAGAGTACAGATGATGGTACCTCTCGTCAAAAGAAAGCAACGCAGGCGCGCCCTGCTCGAAGAGCCGGAAAGAAGGCTCTTGAGGAGATGAGTCGCGAAACGCAACGAATGAGCAGGAACATGCAGCTGGCTCATGATGCAcggacaaagaagaagatctcGAAGGAGAGTTTCTTTGCTCGGTTCAACTTTATGCAATCACAGGCACAAGCTGCGCCGGAACAGCCTGGTGATAACTCTTCGTCGACTGCAGGGTCACAGCATTCGTCGGATGTCGAAGCGCACAAGGACAAAGGGACGCCACAAACGTCGCCAGTTTTGTCACCAGCTGACGCCCATTATGAACCAGATAAGGTGCCGCGGAAGGACATTGAGTTCCCCGCTCTAAAAGAACCTTTGGGTGCAACGGTCAAAGTGACCGAGGAAATATTTGGAAAAGAGGATCAACCCGACAAGCCAAGTGCTGAACTATCCAGTGTCAAGAGCGGGCAGCCCTTGAGAATAGCCCCAGTGCGCGTTCGACTCTCCCGGGAACAGGTAGCTCGGCACCAGAAGGATGACTCCGATAGTGACCTCGAAATCGTCACGTCACCGGCCAAATGCCGGAGTATTGCAGCATTTGAGAATCTTCCAGTACGGAAAGTGCAGGAGCCAGCATCTATATTCAAGCTGAAAGCGCTGGCGCAGCTTACGTCGCCCACCCGGAAGTCTACGGCGATGAACCCAGCAGAGCTATCAGCGAGTTTGTTGTATCAAGCGAGACTACAAGCAGCGAAAGAACGGATGGAAAGGATAGAGGAGCTTCGAGCTAAGGGTATTGTCATTGAGACAGCCGCTGAGCGCGCTGCATTTGAAGACGAGGTAGAGAATCTTGTTGAGAAAGCAAGACAGGAAGGTGAGGCAATTGCAAAACAGGAACGAGCGGCAGCTAAAAAGGCGAacggtgaggatgaggacgatgaggaggatattgatttTGAACTATCTGGATCGGAGGATGAGGGTGCGGGTGACGCAGACCcggagggagaagggaacgaagaagacgaagacgaagaagatgaggaggacgaggaggacgaggatgaagaggatgaagaggatgaagatacgGAGGATAAGGCCGAGGCCGATAGAGAGGCCAACATGATTGATTCTGAGGCTTGTCAGGACGACAATAGCGATCACAATgacgagtttgaggatgataCCACTGCTGAGCCGGCACTACAGGTTATGGAAATGCCAACCCAGAGGCGCAAGAGAGTTACCCGTGTCGTtagtgatgatgaggatgaggaagttgAGCAGACACCAAAGACACCAGCCAAACCAATCAACCCGTTCCTGAACTCGGTCGAACGGCCAAACATTCCTGTGAAGCCCTCCGAGGCCACAATGAGCCTAACGCAGGCGTTTGCCGGTACACTCGCTACAAGCCAAGACCTGAGTCAACCAGAAGATACTATTCCTAACTCCCTTCCCGATCCCGTACCGATGAGCATTGACGGCGCACCTGACTCTCAAATAGTCATTAAAGACAGCCAGGAGCAACGCGCCGGATCGACGGATATATTTACGGGGCACTGGCGACCAGATTCACGGGTCCCCGAGTCTCCCGCATCCCAAAGTGTGTCTCAAATGTCCCAAATCCCCGATCCTACACAAGATGCCGGATTCGTTCTCTCACCTTTTGACCCTAGCAAGAGGTTTTTGGGCACCCCAACATCTACCATCGAGACTGTCCTTGTGGAGCAGAaccattctccagctgcagcgaGAATGATGAGGAACTTAAAACGTGGAAAAGCGCCCCAGCTTTCTGCCGTTGAGGACCAAGAGGAAGGTGACTTTGAGATCGATGCGAGTGCATTCGATGTGATGAAGAAGGCAtcgaagaaagcaaagaaacagGCTGAACTTTTTGATcgcaagaagagcaaggcgAGGGATGTTGtggaagaggctgctgaggAATCTGACGATGAATATGCTGGTCTGGGAGGCGCAAGCGACGACGAaaccgacgacgaagagaatGCGTATGACAGGGAAATGATCAATGATAACAGCGGGGAAAAAGTTGACGCGAAGCAGCTGGCTGCACTGAATGC CCTCCACCAAAGAAACGCGGACGAGAGGGACGTAGCAAAGCTGCTCAAGGACATCACAACAGGGGCGCTTCGGCGGCGACGCAACAACGACGATGAGTTCGACCTAGACGACTCAGACGATGAACTATTGGCCCGCCGACGCCAGAAGCAAAGAGAATTTGCCCGCATGCGAAACGCCCTCCTCGCCGATGGAAAGGTCGGCGAACTAGCCGAGAACCCcaagaaagcagccttcttcaaggccattgaagaccgcgaagacgatgacgacgttGGTCTCGATTTCCTAGGTTACGAGCAAGAGAGCGCTACGCAGGATGAATCTCAAGATGGAGCTGCACAGACGCCAGAAGGCgaaagcaacagcaacagaaggaagaggcctCTAGAACCAGCTGCGGACGATGTAAATAACAGACCTCCGCCCTACCTCCGCCGCAAACCCGCCAGCGCAATGTCGAAGAAGCCTGCTACCCTTGCTGAGATTCGCGAAGCGGTATCTTTCCTTACCGAGCGTCCTGAGTACGACTCTTTCCATGAAGACGCTTCGATggatgacgacgaaggcGAGCAGCAGGCCAACGCCGACAATGAAGACACCGACGGGCACGGGTCAGACGAACCCACCGCAACCAGCCGACAACGCGACGTATCCCCAGCCGTCGGCTTCAGACATCCCC gcatcctcaaactccgctTCAAGTTCCAACAATTCCCGACTTGCATTCCACACcggcgccgccagcgaaAAGGCTGCTTCGTTTGGGTTCAGGCCGCCGATCCTGCGCAAGACCACGAcggcttcatcctcatccagttCTACCTCTGCGTCTGA
- a CDS encoding SDR family NAD(P)-dependent oxidoreductase (transcript_id=CADANIAT00005870) gives MAPPFPSATRTWHSTSYASISPTRPELSASGKTILITGGGTGIGAETARSFAAAGASKIALLGRRMQPLLDTKRTIEKEFGQGVHVFVASTDVTKKEEVDKAFEDFITSVSKDDNEIAKIDVLVSNAAATGPMEGVEDVDADTFIEAVSANLKGALYVAQAFLPHAAGSAVIIDVNSMAAYLNFGPRFAAYSIAKLAVYRLWDSLGSVNSGFSVYHTQPGVVDTDMNRAAGGVKAMGYEDHVSLPANFHVWLASPEARFLKGKFLYSSWDVEELKARAEELAASRELTIGHVGWPFDSNEGEINWNA, from the exons ATGGCGCCCCCCTTTCCCTCCGCGACTCGTACTTGGCACTCAACCTCCTACGCTTCCATCTCGCCTACACGCCCTGAACTCTCTGCAAGCGGCAAGACAATCCTCATAACCGGCGGTGGAACGGGCATCGGAGCCGAAACGGCTCGTTCTTTTgccgcagcaggagcatCCAAGATTGCTCTCCTGGGCCGACGCATGCAGCCCCTTTTGGACACTAAGAGAACAATCGAGAAGGAGTTTGGACAAGGAGTGCATGTCTTCGTGGCATCCACTGACGTaacaaagaaagaagaagtcgatAAAGCGTTCGAGGATTTCATCACGTCTGTCTCTAAGGACGATAACGAGATCGCGAAAATTGACGTCCTCGTCAGCAACGCCGCGGCAACAGGGCCCATGGAAggcgttgaggatgtcgatgCAGATACATTTATCGAGGCTGTGAGCGCAAATCTGAAAGGAGCGCTTTACGTCGCGCAGGCTTTCTTGCCCCATGCCGCGGGCAGTGCAGTGATCATTGACGTCAATAGCATGGCCGCCTATCTGAATTTTGGGCCTAGATTTGCAGCGTATAGTATTGCCAAACTGGCAGTTTATCGGCTGTGGGATTCCTTGGGCTCAGTGAATTCAGGGTTCAGTGTATACCACACGCAGCCCGGGGTTGTGGATACGGACATGAATAGGGCTGCTGGCGGAGTTAAGGCCATGGGGTATGAGGATCATG TTTCCCTTCCAGCAAATTTCCACGTCTGGCTCGCGAGTCCTGAGGCCCGGTTTCTGAAGGGGAAGTTCCTGTACTCAAGCTGggatgttgaggagctgaaagccCGAGCAGAGGAACTTGCAGCGAGTAGAGAGCTTACTATTGGACATGTCGGATGGCCGTTCGACTCCAATGAAGGGGAAATCAATTGGAACGCCTAA
- a CDS encoding demethoxyubiquinone hydroxylase family protein (transcript_id=CADANIAT00005868), whose translation MKAFAALQRYHRPTAPLLLDFLAPSALHIRQYHATPARLAESQSNSKPKYVLSKEQREFLDSALRVNQAGELAATLIYTAQTPQVVRSHPHLRPLMKHMYDQEAGHLRTFNQMIAKHRVRPTAMYPIWEAAATFLGWSTGVMGREAAMACTEAVETEIGTHYNEQIREILAWEADAHSRGEELDDELKDMLATFRRIRDEELEHLDHAVENDSKEAQPYDPLVNVIRLGCRAAIKISERV comes from the coding sequence ATGAAGGCCTTCGCGGCGCTGCAGAGATACCACAGACCGACAGCTCCACTGCTCCTGGATTTTCTCGCACCGTCCGCCCTCCACATCCGCCAATACCACGCCACGCCAGCTCGACTTGCGGAATCACAGTCTAATTCGAAGCCGAAATATGTCCTCAGTAAAGAGCAAAGAGAATTCCTCGATAGCGCGTTGCGAGTCAATCAAGCTGGCGAATTAGCTGCCACGCTAATCTATACCGCGCAGACACCGCAAGTTGTCCGCTCCCACCCGCACCTACGACCGTTGATGAAGCACATGTACGACCAGGAAGCCGGCCATCTCAGGACGTTCAACCAGATGATTGCTAAACATCGAGTGCGGCCAACAGCGATGTATCCGATATGGGAGGCTGCGGCGACGTTCCTCGGTTGGTCAACGGGTGTCATGGGACGGGAGGCAGCAATGGCATGTACCGAGGCTGTGGAAACAGAGATTGGAACGCATTATAACGAGCAGATTCGGGAAATTCTGGCGTGGGAGGCGGATGCGCATAGTCGtggagaagagctggacgACGAGTTGAAGGATATGCTTGCGACTTTTCGCAGGATCCGcgacgaggaactggaacATCTAGATCATGCTGTTGAGAATGATTCCAAGGAGGCACAGCCGTACGACCCGCTGGTCAATGTTATCCGGCTTGGTTGCAGGGCCGCCATTAAAATCAGCGAGAGGGTATAA
- a CDS encoding protein rtfA (transcript_id=CADANIAT00005867), giving the protein MADDLDAELLALAGDDASSDEETSPPPRKHTSASPAQSASPRSPEPTSTMGRKGNAKPARRSRKSRRDDDEEEDGEISADSLNSASMSESEAPSDSESSDAGVEDEGPIYPYEKLYHSAQDKQEIMALPEIQREQILSERAQEVDRHNQDLALRRLLASREREEARKAKKNKRKASAANLDEGSRKSSRQKTTLGGRKVGEASEAIEAYKRQREQKGKRDELRRRDTATKDHKSKSRVSDEDADGESEVEWDDRERSPTPPKDDPPAELRDIQRARVGRTNFAQVCFYPGFEDTMVGCYVRLNVGPNPNGVNEYRLAMITEIKEGKKYALEGANGRTFTTDQYAVLAHGKTTRAFPFVACSDSPFTEAEFNRWRQVMAVEDCKMPTKSQLAKKVMDINRLINHQFTPEELNEKLRKQGLLDTKTTFFKRVDIEKKLKIAQELGDDDEVGRLQVELANLGSSAKPRTEKKLTEHERLAQLNLRNQKLNYENVRRAQIEERKASRKAAAAAARGEGSLNPFLRVKTRAKTHYDANESTPKSENGSPSVTPASSTPNPSTPARSSTPSNSQNKQSKGGGGKIRHRNMDDENIAALDLDIDIEI; this is encoded by the exons ATGGCCGATGATCTCGACGCAGAGTTGCTCGCTTTAGCGGGTGACGACGCTTCTTCAGATGAGGAGACTTCTCCCCCTCCTCGCAAGCATACTTCCGCATCTCCTGCTCAGTCGGCCTCACCACGATCTCCGGAACCAACGTCAACCATGGGTCGCAAAGGCAATGCAAAGCCTGCCCGTCGCTCCCGCAAGTCGCgcagagatgatgatgaggaggaagacggGGAAAT TTCCGCCGATTCTCTCAACTCAGCTAGCATGTCCGAATCTGAGGCACCATCTGACTCCGAAAGTTCGGATGCgggtgttgaagatgagggaCCAATCTATCCATACGAAAAACTGTACCATTCCGCGCAGGACAAGCAGGAAATTATGGCCTTGCCTGAGATTCAGAGGGAGCAGATTCTGTCTGAGCGTGCGCAAGAGGTAGATCGACACAACCAGGATCTCGCCCTTCGACGCCTTCTAGCTTCCCGGGAGCGAGAGGAGGCCCgcaaagcaaagaagaacaagcgcaAGGCTAGCGCTGCAAATTTAGATGAAGGCAGTCGCAAGAGTTCTCGGCAAAAGACTACGCTCGGTGGTCGCAAGGTTGGCGAGGCTTCAGAGGCTATTGAAGCATACAAGAGACAGCGAGAGCAAAAGGGCAAGCGTGACGAACTGCGCCGCCGGGATACGGCGACAAAGGACCACAAGTCAAAGTCTCGAGTATctgatgaggatgctgatggaGAGAGTGAAGTTGAATGGGATGATCGCGAACGTTCACCTACTCCTCCAAAGGATGACCCGCCGGCTGAACTTCGAGATATTCAGCGAGCTCGTGTAGGCAGGACCAACTTTGCACAAGTGTGCTTCTATCCTGGATTCGAAGATACTATGGTTGGGTGCTATGTCCGTCTTAACGTCGGACCAAATCCTAACGGGGTAAACGAGTATCGCCTTGCAATGATAACAG AGAtcaaagaaggaaagaaataCGCTCTGGAGGGAGCCAACGGCCGGACATTCACGACAGACCAGTATGCTGTTCTCGCCCATGGCAAAACCACACGCGCGTTTCCTTTCGTTGCTTGCTCCGACTCCCCGTTCACCGAG GCGGAATTCAACCGATGGCGACAGGTAATGGCAGTTGAGGATTGCAAAATGCCCACGAAATCCCAGCTTGCTAAAAAAGTTATGGACATCAACCGTCTGATCAACCATCAGTTCACCCCCGAAGAACTGAATGAGAAATTGCGTAAGCAAGGGTTGCTAGATACCAAGACAACATTTTTCAAACGAGTCGACAtagagaagaagctcaaaaTTGCCCAAGAACtcggtgatgacgatgaagttGGGAGACTTCAAGTCGAGCTCGCAAATCTTGGCTCCAGCGCCAAACCCCGTACCGAAAAGAAGCTTACTGAGCATGAGCGCCTGGCCCAATTGAACCTACGGAACCAAAAACTTAATTATGAGAACGTCCGTCGTGCGCAGATAGAGGAGCGAAAGGCTAGTCGgaaagccgccgccgccgcagcgcGCGGAGAAGGGTCCTTGAACCCTTTCTTGCGCGTCAAGACTCGAGCAAAGACTCACTACGATGCCAACGAGTCGACGCCCAAATCTGAGAATGGAAGCCCCAGCGTAACCCCTGCTTCGAGTACACCAAACCCAAGCACGCCCGCCCGGAGCAGCACTCCGTCCAATTCACAAAATAAGCAATCCAAGGGAGGTGGCGGAAAGATTCGTCATCGGAATATGGACGACGAGAACATTGCcgccctggatctggacatCGATATTGAAATTTAG